A stretch of DNA from Solenopsis invicta isolate M01_SB chromosome 5, UNIL_Sinv_3.0, whole genome shotgun sequence:
tcgattttttttttctttcaaagcgtttatcgtcgaaattataaaagatagagaaaagtGTTCAGATAGAAAGTTAAATGATTTAAAGAACTTTATAAcggtgttaaatttttttatttattttttttttatacttttccctaTTACataaccattaaaaaaataaataaaaaaacaatacagattcttcttttactaatttgttgctaattactTGCTCAATTCCCAATTAGGTTGCTCAACCCCCAACCCCTGAAAAACGACACCAAAAAGTCGTACGTTagcacaatacaataaaattgataataaatgagATATCTCGACTGATTATCCCGATTTTGTTGCTCATGATTTTCAACAAATCCAATTTTTTGCTCCACCCTCAATCCTCCAAATAAACAACAAAACCGGATTTGTTGAAAATCACAGCAATGAAATCGGGAAGACGTAACCAGTCGAGATATCTCAACTACTTGCATTTTTAGAATGTTGTACTGACGTACGGCAGCTAAAGGTAGTTTTCGGAGGATCGAGGGTGGAGCAACAAAATTGGATTTGTTCAAAATCACGAGCAACAAATTCGGAGAATTGTAATCAGTCAACATAtctcattaattatcaattttattgtattgtgctAACGTACGACTTTTTGGGGTCGTTTTTCAAGGGTTGAAGGTAAAGTAACATAATTGGGAATTGAGCAATTAGCAACAAAAAAGCAACAAATTTCTATTCATATTTCATTCAATCGTGCTGTATTGGATGTGTCAGCTTAATAGATATAGTCGTATCATATACTTAtggagagatttttaattatttctggaTAAGGGAAATGTCGCAATATAActtgtcatataccattgaattcataataaaataagctttattttgcttgtaaaaaaaataaaaattttgaaaaaaataggtaagtagtgagaaaatgtataaaaaattttaatttttttaacattgttataCTCTTCAATTtaactttctatttatttaaacatttttctctcttatagtttcgacaatataagctttaaaaaaaaaccgattttcttcaaagaaatgTTTCACCTTCTAAAACCGAATATCAGCcgctaaaaaaaattgtttcatcatTAGGTTCATCTAATTTCTCCGGAAGCATGGTGCACGCTTTCTGGAGCCCCTTACACCAAGGATCAAGGCAGGACACTCGGAGGGGTTTTAGCGGGTATTCCTCCGTCGGCATGTCGTTGGCTGGAGTGAATCTCGCATAATCTCAGGCTCTCCCCCGAAGCCCGAGGTATGCTtaaacgcatttcccctccgtatCAAAAAAGGTCCATCTGGTCTAAACTTATATaaagtttcagattttttcgaattttacaCTTGCCGAACTTCCCTTGTAAGTACATATATCTAGAAATACAAGAATGttgtgcaaataaatattattttcgtatGTACACGCACCGGTAGAAATAGTGTCCCTctgcgctgacgctcggctgccgcacacaggCGAAGTCGCGCACGTATGTGTTTCTTGACAGCGCGGCAGAGATCGGGATACGGGCAGAAAATGGCGGCGTTACGATAGTGCATCTttctcgctcgacgctgggtcgagagagaagacacgaaaCGACATGCTACCATAGAGAAACTCGGTGTCCCCTGCTATGCACCTATACGGACGGAATACGGCGATACCACGGTTGGTCGCGCGCtgttttaattgcataaaaaaatttactcggatacgaagattcgtttaaaaaataatataaatagaattacaatttttaataataaattaaaagtatgtcatcacggcaatacagcttcAATTCATGGGACTATTGCTTTATGtcaagacataattttaattaattaatgaaacttgtaaatctctttaaacaattactttttaaaataatctttattagaaaataattttaattcgataaatttatagaaatgttaacattatcaagcaagccagtttactttgtaattggcgtaaaacaatactctgagagGATCCAAATGAACGTCtgattctgatttttcttaaatttcgtacagtaatttgtaacgtcaaaatatgaagaagtctgtcacttctcagagtattgttttacctcaattacaaagtaaactggcttgccagttaatgttaacatattattttaaaaagtaattgtttaagaGATTTTACAAGTTTGTAACAAACCACCTTCAGacaccccctcccccctcccggACTGTCCCCCGTCCAAGCCGTCCGGACAAACACCCGCCGGACGGCAAAAACCGGCGCTATGCTCCAAATAAATGTACCAGACTTTCTAGCGAGCAAGCGTTCAAACGCATTCGCGTTTTAAACATCTCCTcacgcacgcgctctcgttccgtCACCGTTCGCTGCCACGCGCACGCCGCGATCTGTACCGAGATGCTCGAGATCAAGTGGCGGAAATACTGCCTCCGTACTGTTCCGCTTGCTCTCCGCATATTCCCTCCTCTCAATTCTCGAGTATATAAAAGCTGAAATCGCCGACCAAATTGGCCTTTTCCGCTTATGACCGGTTTACCATGAAGATCACCAGGTCGAGAAAGAGAGCGCCTCGATCTCCGTCAAGCCACTTGATTCTCGACACTTCCGAACCAATCCGACATATCCCATTCTGACATCCTCGCCGCTACCGTGGGCTCAAGAtaacttgggccctgtcaagtcACTTGACTTCAGACGATCCTTATCGCATCCCGAGTTCGATACTACCACGCGTAAGGAGGTACAGAGTTCTGTGCCTCCATCAAACGCACTTGGCGTAGGGTAGTGCCACCCGATTACACCTGCGGTATTAACCGCGACGGGCCGTGCGTGACTGAATATCGAAACACATACACAGATCCGTGTACGCGCTGCGCCGCAAAGCTATTGTGCGGGCCAGAATAACACAGCCGCCGGCACGGGAATTTGTGACGACACGGTTCCAGAAAAAGACTGATGTCTTCTCCGAAACGCGTCTCGCGACACCGTTACGGCTGTAAATAGAATTGTAAATAGCCGATCCGTTTTCGTTTTATTTCCGTGTGCGAATATAAAGTGTCTCGTCTATCCGTCCGCGCGCTTAGATTTTCTTATTACGTTGTTATTATCCATTCCGTTTACTTTCTGTTTAATATCTTTGCTGTTACCGTCGTACGATTTCTTTATATGttctcttttattacatttttatgtctATTGAATAAACACCTATCGTTGTTATAactagaaaacaagcctaattcCTTCGCAACCCTTCGTGCCCTCGTTCCCGCCCGACCACTGCCGTGCGCAAAGCGAGATCGttacaagtttcattaattaattaaaattatgtatcgaTATAAAGTAACAGTCTCATGAATTGAAGCTATATTATCGTggtaacataattttaatttattattaaaaatcgtaattctatttacattatttttcaaacgaatcttcgtatccgagtaaatttctttatgcaattaaaacaGCGCGCGACCAACCATGATATCCCGTATTCCGCCCGTATAAGCACATAGCAGGGGGACATCAAGTTTCTCCATGGTAGCACGTCgattcgtgtcttctctctcgacctAGCGTCGAGCGAAGATGTACTATCGTAACActccccactactttctgcccgCACTCCGACCTTCGCAGCACTGCCACAAAGCACATACGTGCGCGGCTTCGCGTGTGTACGGCAACCGAGCGTCAGCACAaagggacaccatttctgccggtgtgTGTACATTacgtattctttttttaaatatttcagaaaaatcatagtgacattaattttaaagtacttaaaaaataatgtttaaagttgtatttagaaaattaaaaccaacaatatttcagaaagatCTTTTCAGTAACCATtcagcaatatttctgcaagGTTTCAAATGCAAGAAACGCAAATATTTTGATATCTCAAAGACATCTCTGAAATATTGTAGACATTTCAAAATCtttctgaaatgttttattttttttcagttgaaatattgctaatatcattaaaaaattttgttactatATATACAGATTTATAgcgtttgtattttaaaaaattcataaaaaaattatcagaattgttagcaaaactaaaaaaattttttcttggcTTTTCTCGGCTTTTCCggtcattttttgaaaaaattcccTAACTAAAGTCAAAAAGAAAcacttaataaaaacaaaaaaaatattgaaattttttattaattacaaataaaatttttcaaatatattgacaatgaaaatattaaatataattataatattttcaacggatttttaaagtatttaaagcattaaagacaaaaatttatttgttttttcatatatttctgaaatagcTTGAATTCTGTTTGTTACACCTtccagttttatttttttttacgttatatttttattttaattaaaaattttttaccttaactctacgtaatttttaatagtatttgtacataaaaaaaagataaaacgttTCTCACAATAAATctgttttatgtatttttaaaaatacataaaatatttataaaatgactaaatcatttagttaatattttgtatgtttttCTTACTGTAATTTGTAAACGTCACTAACATATATAAATCTGAATcttaactttacaaaaaaagtcaaaatacagttttatatacattacagttttcttttatattcgtTAGATTTCTGCAAATTGTTCaacgcaaaatttaaaaatcgaaaaaaatatttgtttccttaaataatttttgaaaactatatttaattccaataaaattttaaaaattagaatctggtttataataatttaattttatctaaggttaataaatttgatttccTGACTTTTCTCAGATTTCCTGGTTTTCCCTGACTAGTTTTAAATTCCCTGtctatttcttaaatttctctAACTGCTAACAACTTTGAAGATGTAAAAATGGTACTTATTGCGAGAATACTCccttaatgtaaaaaaaaaaaataaaaatctttaatttaccTGTATTGCAATGCAGATTATAATTGATCAATATAAAATTGCGTAAGATCTCATATGCTTTCTCCAAATCATCATTTACTATGACAACATCAACGTTACCAGGTGTTTCAcctgtaaataaatatgtatatgttaaagtttaaaaaatgtaagataaataatgtaagtttaaaagcataatttttctgcgatattaattatgaattatgtaaatatatacataccaTATTCTAGTTCAGATTTGGCAATTGATAATCTATGTTCTAAGGATTCTTCAGTCTCTGTATTTCTAGCTTTTAATCGTCGCTCCAATTCCACAATGGATGGtggttttataaatatataaagggGATTGAGATCGGTGCGTTTTATTTGTTTCACACCTTGTATGTCGATATCTAATACGCACACCTTTCCTAAACGTTGCACTTCTTCGACCGCTTGTTTGCTATAATAAATTTGCGTGAttgtatcattttatatataattattgtatctaTATACTAATTTTTGTATCTATATTTACCTCGTGCCATATAAATTTCCGCTAAATATAGCAGTTTCAATAAATtcactattttttatttgttcttgcATTTTTTCCGTATTTGTAAAATGATAGTGAATCCCATCCTCTTCTCCAGGCCGTGGCATTCTAGTCGTATGCGATACCGAAAATTTGAAGGTGTTGGGAAATTCGTCAAACAATCGTTTTATCAAAGTACTTTTTCCAGTGCCTGAAGGGCCGCAAAGTACTAACGGACGTGGCCCTTTGTGAATCATACTGGAATAGCCtggaaatatagatttttttccaTTCAAATCTATTCATTTAATACTCAAATAACTGAAAGATTTCCTACAAAAACAAAACTAGCAAATCATTCTCCATTAGCAGTATTACACAGTAAACAATTTTGAtaagaatcaaacaaaaaatgagaaaataaatataagtaataaatataaaatttctacaaaAACCGCGCAagtttagaaatttatattttttattttttttcttttaaatgactcctcaaaatattaaagtctaaaattttatttgtattgctttttttattatgtttgaaaaaaattatcacataaagaaaatatatttatggtaaaaagaagtaaaaaaaaatacttttgttattatttagaaattttttaaataaaaaataaaaaaataataaaattttaaataatatatttttcgttaCTATTAGAAATCTACAAAATCTTGTGGGGGATCTTGTGCTTTGAGCTTTGAAGGATGTTTTTGTAGGATTTTGAAGCGATAAAAACGATTATGTTATCCATTTTTTCCATTATcctccatttttttaataatcacaaaaacagtttttttcgatttgatttataattttcttctagctaaaaaaaaatatgatagcaAGATCAGCTTACATTTTACACAGGAATGTCCCCAAATTCCcaaaatactgaaaatattttttgcaatttatattgtaaaaatgttttatgcaaactgcaaacaaaaaaactttgataaaaccgtaaaataatgattaaaaaatgttaaattgtgAAACcaagtaatttaaaagaaaaaatcttaaaatatatttgactaTTTAGGCTTATATCTGTACGTTTCTCATTTAAATctttgacaaattaatttctcaccattcgttaaaaagttattgaatttaaaacaaatgcaTCCCGCGCGCATCACCTACGACACACGACATTCTCTTGAATCTGACGGACTACcatcaaataaaattgaagaaattataaaattaaacgagAACATGTGGTTTTTTTTTGGTCACCGAtttcaaaaatgaataaatcaaAATAGCGAATTCAATATGAAtgacaataaatttgaaaaatgcgTATAACATGAAAATCGATATCTGGTGGTTTTGTAAGTCTCTAATTACTGCTGTGTAATTACAATTGAAAATGGCGGATTTAATATGgcgataaattttaaaaattcatcgcaataacttaaaattatattatatgtatgacaaaacaataaaatacatattatgcttcctttaatgattttaatgattttagtGTAGTTTTCTtgctgttttaaattttttacttactttttgtgataatagaaaatgtacatacagAAAGGTGATTTTAGCATTACCCATTCTGTACCACGTTTTATTACAGGATAGTCCCCAGATCAGGAGctctattcttgaaaacatgcaaaataattttcatgtagGAAAGTGGAAGAAtaaccaataaaattattcacctATTGGTTATTTTGCCATTTTCGTATATGAAAATTAATCGATTTCAAGAATAGGACCCCagaacgtaaaaatataattttttggttatcgatttaaaaaataaacacatcaaaatggcggatccaatatggaagacaaaaattttaaaaatgcgtATAAATAACATGAAAATCAATATCTGGTGATCTTATAATCTCTGATTTCTGCTgtgtattattatacaaatgaaAATAGCAAATCTAATATGGCGACAtaggtttcaaaaatttatcgcaataGCTTAAAAGCTGTGATTTTATCACAGATTTTGTTTAtggtttgcataaaacattttcataagttgcaaaaaaatattttcggtATTGTAAAGACATTTCTgtataaaatactgtaaaaatgaTCTAGCTATCAGCTATTTTTTCTTTAgtcaaagaaataataaaatcaaataaaaaaaaaactgtttttgtgattatttaaaaaaaggaaggTAATGGAAAAAAATAGACAATGTAGTCGTTTTCAGCACATCAAAATCCTATCCTTATTCAAAGTACAAGACTCATCCTAAAGTTTGTAGATCTGTGTTATTTATgttcgaaaaaaaagaaaatgtaaaatatgtgataaataaagtagtaaatatataaaatttctgcaaaaactatttttttttctcttaaatcatcaaaattaaaGCCTACACTTCTATGCTTATACATTCTTATAAgtatatttcaagaaaaattattatatttatagaataaacagtttgaagataaaaagattttttttactttccgtacatacaaatttatatatgatttattatttgtataattttaaccTCTACatcttatcattaaaattatagttaaatacgTGTTTTGTACAATGTGAGTTGTCTACAGCAAATGATTCATTCAAATATCAATCGTCGTTCTATTGCTGGGCaatttattacgataaaatttaattgaccgtatatttatataatgactATTCAGTAATTTTTAATGTGCCATATTGATGAAAATTACTGGTCAAAActtctacaatatttttatattattaaatttgaatatacgCATGAAAGAATAATCTGTGTCGGCTCTTACAGGTATTTCTTTCATATATTGGAACCTAAATTTTACCGTTTTCTAATTCTTTGTTTcgtaaaaattaactttttagacCTGTTTTTATAGAAAACTCTTTATGATTAAATTACTGTCATACAGTATGTATAtgtaatgctattttattaaattgtttaaatttgttgtatGTATTATAGTAACACAAGCAAAATCttgacagaaaaagaaaaagggggATCCTGCATACCTATCTTTATTGTCCTAAACCACTGTATGGACATAGTGATTAAAAGGATGCTGGCTGCTTAGGGCAAAATACTGTTCTGTGTAATTCAATCATACCAATTAAGTATAATTCAATCATAAGAATCATGCAAAAACATAAACAAACTCACACATGCTaggtttagttaaaaaatttgtgattattttaaagtaaataattatatttttctactaGCAATCGATGAACACTTTcacagtattaaaaaaaattacactaaataaattgcataattaagAGAAATATCATTTCACGTTCAAgtgaaataatacaaaaatgtaattttgcgagctttggtaaattaaatttgtaacaacaTTATGGCAACTCGAGCGTCTGATGAAGTTTGTTAATAcaacacaaaatttaatttcattataggtacaattaattttgtattttaaaattcgattacatcaatattttaatagttgaCCCAGCCCTGTGGATTAATCATTTACGTTGAAGCCAGCATATTGAATTAGTAATTTGCGCTCCTATTCTCAATATGCGAGTCTTACCtataataatagagaaaaaagaaaattaaccaGATTATAAACCACCACTGAATTTGTCAAGCAAATCAAAAacattcataattaaaaatttcctgAATTTAGAAGCAATTACTTTACTACATGATATaatagaataacaaaaaaaatagaaattagtaCACATTCAGTGtgcactagttttcccagtgaAAAATGCTATTAGTTTCAGTGACCCCCAAAACCTcctaacacattttattttttaaaattttcaatttattacatCTAATATGTTAAATCTATCCCTTACTTTTAAGGGGTAGTTTTCACCCTTCAGAGTAGAGCAttgccaataaaaaaaatatgtatctaatatttttcaaagttctaCACATatgcaaagtttcattaaaatcgatGAGTGACACCTCCGTAGGTTTACTTGTAAGTATAAACccattaacaaattaattgctGAGCCTAAGACTGTACTAAGAAGATGGAAGCAGCAAGAGTTCATATACAATTCcatgtgtaataatttaaatgtatcaaaTACTATCCTACCTTGTGTTTATAGATTAGCAAAAATACATAAGTGTCCCATTATGCATTATAATCTCAAATATAGAAAATGCTCTCCATAGTTTTGTgtcctttttatataaaattatacaagataGTTTACTTTTATCAAACAAACCTATCATCAATAGTTACCaacttgttattaaaatatcccTAATCAGCAAATTTCTGATGAGTCCattttgatatctttaaatattgtgtcattatttacaaatgtacttttaaatttggtaattaaaaatatcactaaTAGATAGCATCTTATTGAGTAAAACACATGTCTTCCTATGACTGagtttattaattcattaatgtattaaaatttatattcaattctacattttttttatttttaaggacatttattacaaacaaaCTTAGTATACTCATGCAGTCTCCATTGTTCCCAATTATGGTAGATTTAGGTTTGAATTCATAGACATTTCTCAAATCTTAGATCTCAAATCTGTCTTTGTCTTGTTTACTATCTTACCATACACAAGACAAATACAAATTTGAGATCTGAAAAAAGTCTATTAATTTGGACTCTAATCTTAGATGTAGTAGATAGTTCTGGTAAACTACGTTGTAATCCTGATTTTTATTCAGATATGTTGATATCACAATAAATATCCAAAAAATGTAAGTCAATTCTTGTTTAGAGATTTTTAACTCGTCCcagaaaaaaattcacttagaacagaattgtttcaattttctgAATAACtttaaaagagataaatttcttaattttttatttgaattttatcacAAATCTACTTTTTATGAATACTAtctcaattatttttcatatcatCCTTTTTGTCAGAAGGTAAATACAATTATGAGTTTAACTGACAGAATTCTTAAATTATCATATCCTTGTGTCCATAAAAAGAATCTTAAAGAAACCATTCAGCTTGTCCCAACAATGGTTGCCCTcgttaatctttttttactatCCCATTTGTTTTATGGATtacagaaaaatttagaaacctTATAACATTGAGTTTCTCTTATGTATGGCATATACAGGAGTCAATAATGTGCAAATGTATTTGACTTCATAAGAACATATTCATCAAGAACATTTCTATCTCTTCTTCTTTCACTCAAATGTAGTTTATAGGGATTGCATAAATTGTGATGCATCATATATAAGCCAAAccaaaagattattaaaaactaGAGTCAATAAACATTAAAACCATATGAACAGAAATACCAATTCAGTTATTACCAAGCATTAGATTGAATCTGCACATAAATTTGATTAggctaatattaaaatattagacaagaaaaaattgttaaggAAAAGActatataatatctaaaatgatttatatacataaacaaATACAAGGACTAAATgtccaaaataaaattgatatgctTGATCCtgtataatcaaattatttacgAAAACTTGATGCTTCTTCCCTATCTCTGCTTTCAACATAGACAATACCAACTaacttcttaaatatttttgctcTCACACGACTGTCACCTTATGTTGCAAACATTTGACAATataagtttcaatttttaattttgtacattgactgacatttgatttttttgtatttgtttcatttagttttattatttgttttatttatctaGTTACTCGATGATCCAATTATACaactattttattcaattaatgaAGCACAGCTTTTCATTCATCACAATGAACTCGTTAACTTATAATCATTGAAAGTTTATTGTAACACATATTTATTCTACTACGCTAAAAATGACCCAAAACTAGAATCGAAACATATGTCATTTAGAtcaataaaattacatgtatgTACACGCAATTATCCTGTATcttattagtatttttaattctttgactttatattattttgagttATACTTATGAATTAACTGATCACTTGTATGTAGTGCAAAAAATGATTCTCATTacctttatctttttatatagaAGAAAACAATCGTAATTACGAGACAAAAACGTTATTAAACAGTAAAATTCAACTGTCTAACCATCGTActgcatatatgtataacacCATATAACACATAAAAGAGTGCTTGGAGTGCTTTAGACTCTTCAGAGAACATATATATATGCAGAGCTTTCCATTTGTTTAGCGTTCTTGACTGCAGTGGGTTTTAAGACTATAAAGGGCcacgcacatgaaatgcataatgtAACACAAGCACAACATTAGagcgatgggccaatgagcatccagcataaagtcgccatatagatttacataacattttcattggtctatttgtcttatgttgtgcttgtgttatgttatgcattttatgtgcgagacccttaagcctgttctacaaaagcataaacacaagaccgtaaggttgtaaggcgtggttttaagagctcgtaatcaaatgaaaaattttcatttcttacgttacaaccttacggtcttgtgtttactgctattgtagaacaggcattaaacctgttctacaatagcataaacacaagatcgtaaggttgtaaggcatGGTTTTAAGGGCTCgtaagcgaatgaaaaattttcatttcttacgttacaccTTTAtgtcttgtgtttactgctattgtagaacaggctttaaaggctataacacacaccttccataaccgtaaccataagatgtaccgtaagaattagccaatcacagtcgagaattcagattcttatttctgaattattgactgtgattggctaattcttacggtacgtcttatgcagagtccctagaagtaaaggttggtttatgcaggccataaccgctaacttatgccggaatctataagaaattgaccaatcataattagtttatagaagaataatttgactatgattggtcaatttcttacagattacgGCATAAATTAGTGGTTATGttctgcataaaccaaccttaagaGTCTGATCAATCTTGTCCTGTTTTTAATTGGTTTGATGGAAAATGGTAGAACCAATGAGTGATGACTGAGTACGCGGAACAATTTAAAAGCCgaagtgtaaaaaataaatgtaagaatatattttgttacaaccTAACAAAGATAGGCAAGTTATTTGCTCACAGaagcaaaaattaatcatatataaGTGTCGAACATGTCAATAATGAatgaatcaattttatatacttacataTGACGAGTGGTTTGtatgggtgacactcttttggacacagcacgattggacaccaaccaatcatcttgacttatctaaccaaaccaacggaaaaactctaggtatcggccgctgtgagtggtggtgtccgcAATCGTGCGCACCTCGGTTTTTATTTTCggttaagaaaataaatcgaaaaCAATATCATGAGCCAAtaattaaaataggaaaaaagattattaaaaaaaaataaaagaattataaaaaaaattaatcattaaatatgcaaaatacataataagaagataacatttattgataaaacaaaaaattaaatacaaataaaatatagagtATGATTTATTGAACTATAT
This window harbors:
- the LOC105195922 gene encoding guanylate kinase isoform X1 codes for the protein MSIQWFRTIKIGYSSMIHKGPRPLVLCGPSGTGKSTLIKRLFDEFPNTFKFSVSHTTRMPRPGEEDGIHYHFTNTEKMQEQIKNSEFIETAIFSGNLYGTSKQAVEEVQRLGKVCVLDIDIQGVKQIKRTDLNPLYIFIKPPSIVELERRLKARNTETEESLEHRLSIAKSELEYGETPGNVDVVIVNDDLEKAYEILRNFILINYNLHCNTDICTYKGSSASVKFEKI
- the LOC105195922 gene encoding guanylate kinase isoform X3, with translation MIHKGPRPLVLCGPSGTGKSTLIKRLFDEFPNTFKFSVSHTTRMPRPGEEDGIHYHFTNTEKMQEQIKNSEFIETAIFSGNLYGTSKQAVEEVQRLGKVCVLDIDIQGVKQIKRTDLNPLYIFIKPPSIVELERRLKARNTETEESLEHRLSIAKSELEYGETPGNVDVVIVNDDLEKAYEILRNFILINYNLHCNTDICTYKGSSASVKFEKI
- the LOC105195922 gene encoding guanylate kinase isoform X2, which produces MSIQWFRTIKIGYSSMIHKGPRPLVLCGPSGTGKSTLIKRLFDEFPNTFKFSVSHTTRMPRPGEEDGIHYHFTNTEKMQEQIKNSEFIETAIFSGNLYGTSKQAVEEVQRLGKVCVLDIDIQGVKQIKRTDLNPLYIFIKPPSIVELERRLKARNTETEESLEHRLSIAKSELEYGETPGNVDVVIVNDDLEKAYEILRNFILINYNLHCNTDETTS